The following DNA comes from Peribacillus sp. FSL E2-0218.
AATTTTCAGCCCAATATGTACTTTTAGACCGAATATTCGGGTTTTGCATTTCATTCCATTCCGTTTGGGTCGTAATGATTTCTGCACGCCCGAAAACAGGCACCCAGGCGTCACCTTCACGTTTCGTCAAACCGCAGGCATGATCGAAATGTAAGTGGGTCATCAAAATGTAATCGATATCATTTGTACCAATGCCCAGTCTTCCAAGATCCGCTATGAGAGCGGATTCCTCCGTCACCCCAAAATTCCGCTTTAGCTTGTCATTCATCTTTCCATTGCCAATCCCGGAATCGATAAGCATGTTCAAGCCATTGGCCTGTACTAAGATCGGATCTGTACGTAATTCGATTTGATTATTATCGTTAACCGGGTACTTCTTGGACCAGAGCGGCTTTGGTACGACACCGAACATCGCTCCGCCATCCAAATGAGTCACGCCGCCATTCAACCATGTAAGTTTTATTTCCCCTATTTGCAAAGTTTCCATTTTACCCCTCCTCTTCTGTTAGTTTAACACCCGCTTCATTATCTGGAAATGGATAACGATCATCCCGGATGAGTAAATGAACTGCACCATCCCCTCCTACCAGTCAGCAAGACCCTGACAGCCTGCTTGCACTTGCCAAGGCAATCACATGACCAGAACAAAAAACCAGATGCTGTGCATCTGGTTACCTGTTGATGGCTCTTATTGGAACATAGCTTCCAAGCGGTAGATCCGATTTCCTTTACTTGAGAACTTTTCTTCGTATTCCGTCATGATATTCCCTTCAAAGCTGCTATTATGCAGGTCCAGGCTTACATATTTCAACAGCATGCCGTATTCGGAAATACTCTTCAAGGAGGATTCGAATAACCCTTGGTTATCGGTCTTGAAGTGGATCTCGCCGTTGTCAGGCAGGATGCCTTCATACACCTCAAGGAAGGTTTTATACGTTAACCGTCGTTTCGCATGACGTGATTTCGGCCATGGATCGGAGAAGTTCAGGTAAACGCGATCCACGTCACCTTTTGCAAAATAATCCCCTAAGTTTGCTGCATCAACATTCAACAGCTTTAAATTCGGCACTTCCGCTTCAATCAGCAGGTCCAGTGCAGCAACAATGACGCTTCTATATACTTCTATTCCAATGAAATTCACTTCAGGATGGGCCTTTGCCATTTCGGTGATGAAACGGCCTTTCCCCGTACCCACTTCAATATATAACGGATTATCATTTCCGAAAACTTCATGCCATTTAC
Coding sequences within:
- a CDS encoding MBL fold metallo-hydrolase produces the protein METLQIGEIKLTWLNGGVTHLDGGAMFGVVPKPLWSKKYPVNDNNQIELRTDPILVQANGLNMLIDSGIGNGKMNDKLKRNFGVTEESALIADLGRLGIGTNDIDYILMTHLHFDHACGLTKREGDAWVPVFGRAEIITTQTEWNEMQNPNIRSKSTYWAENWEAISSLVRPFEGEKDITGGIKMIHTGGHSDGHAIIIIKDGADSLIHMADIMPTHAHANVLWVLAYDDYPMTSIEAKEKWMKGGLENGAWYSFYHDAYYRALKWDKSGKEIIAQVKRNR
- the trmB gene encoding tRNA (guanosine(46)-N7)-methyltransferase TrmB; translated protein: MRLRNKPWAEDRLNDFPQYVIQQPVSHKGKWHEVFGNDNPLYIEVGTGKGRFITEMAKAHPEVNFIGIEVYRSVIVAALDLLIEAEVPNLKLLNVDAANLGDYFAKGDVDRVYLNFSDPWPKSRHAKRRLTYKTFLEVYEGILPDNGEIHFKTDNQGLFESSLKSISEYGMLLKYVSLDLHNSSFEGNIMTEYEEKFSSKGNRIYRLEAMFQ